Proteins from one Cryptomeria japonica chromosome 4, Sugi_1.0, whole genome shotgun sequence genomic window:
- the LOC131874923 gene encoding uncharacterized protein LOC131874923 has protein sequence MTLVGKFLGPRPNIYIIGAFAKHKWSLKGQVEIIAMPKGAFSLTFSCKEDMSRVLCDGPCLIGKAMLALQKWAPKMALNESFFVLAPVWVRLPGLPLEFWVEDVFKGITNSFGELLSMDPITVARRRLTLSRICVGVTQGTNMPLSIEINTRLGKWNQPLEYERIPFTCFHCKKVGHIARKCPLQIAIVKEKKERTLQWKARNCIKQIKNNEKERSFEEDQNTIIPHTTEKYIDNNEDIPYIPLNDKGKMNQTSKGVKGQNDINQDDQKSDILEEGKIQVLIKNNEEVDSNHIAENTNGESLSNDFEEA, from the coding sequence ATGACATTGGTAGGAAAATTTCTGGGGCCTAGGCCGAATATTTATATTATTGGGGCTTTTGCTAAACATAAATGGTCATTGAAAGGACAAGTGGAGATTATAGCTATGCCAAAAGGGGCTTTTTCTTTGACATTCTCATGCAAGGAAGATATGTCAAGGGTGCTTTGTGATGGTCCCTGCTTGATTGGTAAAGCTATGCTAGCTCTACAGAAATGGGCACCTAAGATGGCACTCAATGAATCCTTTTTTGTCCTGGCCCCGGTCTGGGTTAGATTGCCAGGGCTTCCCTTAGAATTCTGGGTGGAAGATGTGTTTAAAGGTATCACTAACTCATTTGGTGAACTCCTATCTATGGACCCCATAACTGTAGCTAGAAGAAGACTTACTTTATCCAGAATCTGCGTTGGAGTTACACAAGGAACAAACATGCCTCTATCCATTGAAATCAACACTCGCTTAGGAAAATGGAACCAACCTCTAGAATATGAAAGAATCCCCTTCACctgctttcattgtaaaaaagtggGACATATAGCAAGGAAATGCCCTCTACAGATAGCCATagtgaaagaaaagaaagagaggaCGTTACAGTGGAAAGCTAGAAACTGTATTAAGCAAATTAAGAATAATGAAAAAGAGAGAAGTTTTGAAGAGGACCAGAATACTATTATCCCACATACAACAGAGAAATACATTGACAATAATGAGGATATACCatatatacctttaaatgataaaGGTAAAATGAACCAAACAAGCAAAGGTGTTAAAGGTCAAAATGATATCAATCAGGATGATCAAAAGAGTGATATCCTGGAAGAAGGAAAAATACAAGTATTaataaagaataatgaagaagttgaTTCGAACCACATTGCAGAAAATACCAACGGAGAAAGCCTTAGCAATGACTTTGAAGAAGCCTAG